One Bacteroidota bacterium genomic window carries:
- a CDS encoding T9SS type A sorting domain-containing protein: protein MKKSNLIRRVATVLSFTPPHLSSYKSIICITFLFTSLLNLKAEEPFSSAPPSNYERGMYVSCGDEMIEEIYINNEEIDFVTSGSSATPKSNELLNYCITNYITYIAVYKLASADNFTNSTIPIVGHTDYQVSVANFLHTFHEHGIKVGLVFASQGYLEDYILPSIDGACSTPEDCSYPICPGEDRVYQFEKGIPSEWIYPDEDNNSYDILERADYIRQMLNYAKFTKFSIERYGIEAGFMAYNFDWLSLEFEYWNQSKFDAQITVGGIVTYLYSPTNSNHGGTSTPAKVCYERFQEITQVMSDISQWFCKIPMEMELKFELQDNNLYSTILSPPVYALPLRYQPEMDEIAGFIDPYYDRFLYSSPTSNVQNLFDKSCSGFYHLGITSGKFDGTRIWPLAYASRALTPTQPLIHKNCWGDTLIGGVYEAAGFHNFLNTPGGGNQPINLMKIPEGYFKTEINNVVTSYQCTSCITNDWPTVQEVYDEFTSGDFSKGDAFSDGVMWFNYSLLSHPRNNFTFLRKATNKVSSQNFVDNILKINPIPCDNVFTIQYTDAVSYNLKLTDSQGREQFSTTNAKTISTAHLPNGIYNLLLVDGNGKTLSKKITVFHAN from the coding sequence ATGAAAAAATCAAATTTAATTAGAAGGGTAGCCACTGTGTTAAGTTTTACCCCCCCCCATTTAAGTTCTTACAAATCAATTATTTGCATTACATTCTTGTTTACATCCTTGTTGAACTTAAAAGCTGAAGAACCATTTAGTTCAGCTCCTCCCAGTAATTACGAAAGAGGAATGTATGTTAGTTGCGGAGATGAAATGATTGAAGAAATTTACATAAATAACGAAGAGATTGATTTTGTGACTTCAGGAAGTTCTGCTACACCCAAATCAAATGAATTGCTGAATTATTGTATAACAAATTATATCACCTACATAGCAGTTTATAAGTTGGCTTCCGCTGACAATTTTACAAATTCAACCATTCCAATTGTTGGTCATACAGATTATCAAGTATCTGTTGCGAACTTCTTACATACCTTTCACGAACATGGTATTAAGGTTGGTTTAGTTTTCGCATCACAAGGCTATTTGGAAGACTACATTTTGCCGAGTATTGATGGAGCTTGCTCAACACCTGAGGATTGCAGTTATCCTATTTGTCCTGGGGAAGATCGTGTTTACCAATTTGAAAAAGGAATTCCATCAGAATGGATTTACCCCGATGAAGACAATAATAGTTATGATATTCTTGAACGAGCAGACTATATACGACAAATGTTGAACTATGCTAAGTTTACCAAATTTAGTATTGAACGATATGGCATTGAAGCCGGATTTATGGCTTATAATTTTGATTGGTTAAGCTTGGAGTTTGAGTATTGGAATCAATCAAAATTTGATGCACAAATAACAGTTGGAGGAATTGTAACATACCTTTATTCACCTACAAACAGCAATCATGGCGGGACAAGTACTCCAGCAAAAGTTTGCTATGAGCGCTTTCAAGAAATAACTCAAGTAATGAGCGATATAAGTCAATGGTTTTGTAAAATACCAATGGAAATGGAATTAAAATTTGAATTGCAAGACAATAATTTATATTCAACGATATTATCACCTCCGGTTTATGCACTTCCTTTGCGATATCAACCCGAAATGGATGAAATAGCTGGTTTTATAGATCCATATTATGATCGTTTCCTCTACTCATCACCAACAAGTAACGTCCAAAATTTATTTGATAAATCTTGCTCTGGTTTTTATCATTTAGGCATTACTTCAGGAAAATTTGATGGGACTCGAATTTGGCCACTAGCCTATGCATCAAGAGCGTTAACACCAACACAGCCTTTGATACATAAAAATTGTTGGGGAGATACTTTGATTGGAGGAGTATACGAAGCTGCCGGTTTTCATAATTTTTTAAATACTCCCGGAGGTGGAAATCAACCAATAAATTTAATGAAAATTCCTGAAGGGTATTTTAAAACAGAAATTAATAATGTTGTTACATCCTATCAATGCACAAGTTGCATTACTAATGATTGGCCAACTGTGCAAGAAGTTTATGACGAATTTACAAGCGGTGACTTTAGTAAAGGAGATGCATTTAGTGATGGAGTAATGTGGTTTAATTACTCCTTGTTATCGCACCCTAGAAATAATTTTACTTTTTTGCGAAAAGCTACTAATAAAGTATCATCTCAAAATTTTGTTGACAACATCCTAAAAATAAATCCTATTCCATGCGACAATGTATTTACTATTCAATATACTGATGCAGTAAGCTATAACTTAAAGTTAACAGATTCACAAGGAAGGGAGCAATTTAGTACAACAAATGCAAAAACAATAAGCACAGCGCATTTACCAAATGGTATTTATAATTTATTGCTTGTTGATGGAAATGGAAAAACACTGAGCAAAAAAATTACTGTATTTCATGCAAACTAA
- a CDS encoding T9SS type A sorting domain-containing protein, with protein sequence MKKIIKVISLFLLYHTSSFAQFVTFEKTYQFFPANQEAVKQVITTKDGGYALRTVTSYVSAFDPIYAGVIKLDSMGNKQWEYHFILGLDTRSDFLLETNDNGLLISGVTPTDTGIGNYDLWLLKLDSVGQIEWYNKITAQNWVYTVNEIITLNNGDFIISTNGYSKSNIVVIDSLGTLISWNSYNNLSFIRGLQLKNDSLLFATAARDTTLNRFFMSYILMKTNGSILSTTLWNYELDSVFVAIGNSAGTLNKHSEAICNGAILNSVGNWEGYVMKFDSTGNCTISKKLSLDRTFLIDKIISPNSGGGFVLAGGLSSSNPGLGSGWIYILDDFCDSVSFKFIGNAANKPSIFYDVKQCSDSGFIAVGLYVPNTTEVPYAVKVDKNGNLNNFLGKNNQADVQSELTIYPNPSNEFTYFLKNNISENAQLTISTVAGQLLFETILKNSNEAVKVSTSHFPNGFYICKIKNANGFAQSKKLLVIH encoded by the coding sequence ATGAAAAAAATAATAAAAGTAATTAGCCTTTTTCTTCTATATCATACAAGTAGCTTTGCTCAATTTGTAACTTTCGAAAAAACCTACCAGTTTTTTCCTGCTAATCAGGAGGCTGTCAAACAAGTAATAACGACCAAAGATGGCGGATATGCCTTACGCACTGTTACTAGTTACGTCAGTGCCTTTGACCCAATTTATGCAGGGGTAATAAAACTGGATTCAATGGGTAACAAACAATGGGAATATCATTTTATTCTTGGATTGGATACAAGAAGTGATTTCCTTTTAGAAACCAACGATAATGGTCTTTTAATTAGTGGTGTAACCCCAACTGATACCGGTATAGGAAATTATGATTTATGGCTTTTAAAATTAGATTCAGTTGGGCAAATAGAATGGTATAATAAAATCACAGCGCAAAATTGGGTTTATACCGTTAATGAAATAATTACCTTGAATAACGGCGATTTTATTATTTCAACAAATGGATATTCTAAATCGAATATCGTTGTGATTGATAGTTTGGGAACATTAATTTCTTGGAATAGTTATAACAACTTAAGTTTTATTCGTGGATTACAACTAAAAAACGATTCACTATTATTTGCAACTGCTGCAAGAGACACAACACTAAATAGATTTTTTATGAGCTATATTTTGATGAAAACAAATGGCAGCATATTATCCACAACTTTATGGAATTATGAATTAGATTCGGTATTTGTTGCTATTGGCAATTCTGCTGGGACACTTAACAAACATAGTGAAGCTATATGCAATGGCGCAATTTTAAATTCAGTTGGTAATTGGGAAGGATATGTTATGAAATTTGACAGTACAGGAAATTGTACTATTTCCAAAAAACTTTCGTTAGATAGGACCTTCTTAATAGATAAAATAATTTCGCCAAATAGTGGTGGAGGTTTCGTATTAGCCGGGGGACTTTCTTCTTCGAACCCCGGATTAGGCAGTGGATGGATTTACATTTTAGATGATTTTTGTGATTCTGTTTCTTTCAAATTTATCGGCAACGCAGCCAATAAACCATCCATCTTTTATGATGTGAAACAATGCTCTGATTCTGGATTCATAGCAGTTGGATTATATGTGCCTAATACAACAGAAGTCCCCTATGCTGTTAAGGTTGACAAAAATGGAAATTTGAATAATTTTTTGGGTAAAAATAATCAAGCAGATGTTCAATCAGAGTTAACTATTTATCCTAATCCTTCAAATGAATTTACATATTTCCTTAAGAATAATATATCCGAAAATGCTCAATTAACTATTTCAACTGTGGCAGGGCAACTACTGTTTGAAACAATATTAAAAAACTCAAACGAGGCAGTTAAAGTTTCTACTTCGCACTTCCCAAATGGATTTTATATTTGCAAAATAAAAAATGCAAACGGATTCGCTCAAAGTAAAAAATTATTGGTTATTCACTAG
- a CDS encoding IPExxxVDY family protein: MAIKKLSIEDDYDFSLVGISSHSKDYRLCWSLNTGLGTNFSKLDDLRVELVKSHEVSFFSFYEFEDEENFATHYILANNGSSGFLLPEHKNLDYFWMIKGSISSKNKNDLLKKLSSIDSIITCVEIDVSNLKSKQNLIF; the protein is encoded by the coding sequence TTGGCAATAAAAAAACTTTCGATTGAGGATGACTATGATTTTTCATTAGTGGGAATTTCTAGTCATTCAAAAGATTACCGACTTTGTTGGAGTTTAAATACCGGACTGGGTACCAACTTTAGTAAATTAGATGATTTAAGAGTTGAATTGGTAAAGTCGCATGAGGTGTCTTTTTTTTCGTTTTATGAATTTGAAGATGAAGAAAATTTTGCAACTCACTATATACTTGCTAACAATGGTAGCTCCGGATTTCTGCTTCCTGAGCACAAGAATTTAGATTATTTTTGGATGATTAAAGGAAGTATTTCAAGCAAAAATAAAAATGACTTATTAAAGAAACTCAGTAGCATTGATTCCATAATTACTTGTGTTGAAATTGATGTATCAAATTTAAAATCGAAACAGAACCTTATTTTTTAA